The stretch of DNA GCCGTATTCCACGGCCTGTGGATGGGGCTCGGATCGGTACTCCACTACGCCACCCCCATGGAGCGCCTGTACGGCCCTCTGCGAGCACGAGAGAGCCCCGCCGGACCGCACGGGGGCCAGACGGGGCCGAAAGGGGCGCAGCGGGGCTACTGCTCCTCGATCTCCGCCCACTCGATTCGAATCCGCTGCTCCGGTACGAAGCGCTTGCCGCGTTCGCCCTTGCTGACGAAGACTCCGTCGATGGCGAGTGACAGGCGGTCCCGCTTCTGCTCCTGTGTCGAGGCCGCCCACGCCGGCAGCAACAGCTCGGAGTCGAGAAGCGGCGTGATGTTCACGGCGGGGAGCGGCAGCGCGGCCAAGTCGGCGCGCAGTCCGTCGATTCGGCTCTGTAGGCGGTCGGCGAGCCGGTCGTAGCGCTCTACGGCACCTGGTCGGTCGAACTCGCCCCGGACGTACCGTGCGTCTTCCAGATCGGCCAACCGGGCTTCCTGGTCGGCGATTTCACCGCTGATCGCATCGCGCTTGGCGAAGGTCTCGGGGTCGCTCCGCTTCACCCAGCGGTCGGCGATGGCGACCAGGAGCGGGTCCTCCGGCTCAAGCGCCGGAAGGAGGTACAGGAAGCGCATGGCTACGTACTCGTCCACCCGGTCAGCCATCGCGCTCGCGCCGGGGCACTGGTTGCCGGCCCGCCGAGCCATGCACTGGTAGCTGCCGCCAACCCGGTGCATCCGTCGGCCACAACCGGGAACGTCGCAGAACACCAGGCCCGTCAGGAGTGCGGTTCCGTCGGGCTTCGGGCGGCGCTTCCCTGCGTGGACGTAGGTCCGGGATTCGAGTTGGCGGATGATGCGCTCGCGCTCCCCGACCGTGATGATGCCTTCGCCTATGCTCACGGTGTCCAGCGTCTCGGGGTCTCGGTAGGGAAAGACACGACCAGTGAACTTCCTTCCGCCGTCCTCCGTTTCGACCGACTCTGTCTCCGGCATCAGACCGGCGAACGCCGGGGACTTGAGCAGGTTCATGATGCTGGCGGCGTTCCACTGCCCACCTCGGGCGGCGGGGATGTCGTACTCGTTGAGCAGCCGTGCGATCTTCACCAGCGACTGGCCGGCCAGGGCGTCATCGGCGATCAGCCGGGCGTAGACGGCCGTCTCCGGGTCGTGCACCAGCTTCTTCGTACTGGGGTCGACCAGCAGCCCGTACGGGGGCTGTCCGCCGATCCACTGGCCCTTGCGCCGAAGGTGCCGCTTGGCGCTGGCGACCCGAGTGCCGAGGTTCTTCGACTCGGACCGGGCGAGTTCGGCGAGCATGGCGACGATCATGCGGGACGAGTCGTTCGAGGTGTCGAGACTGTCCATGACGGACACCAGGCGCCCGCCGGCCTTCTCGATGTCGTCCAAGACCTTGCCGACCTGGCCGATGCCCTTCCGCGACAGCCGGTCGAGCTTCCACACGATCAGCGTCCCGACGACGCCCGCCGTGACGGCGGCAAGGGCGGAGTCGAACCCCTTGCGCTCAACGTCCTTGAAGCCGGAGCGTCCCCGGTCGATGTGGACCTTGCGGACCGTCAGGCCGTTGCGCTCGGCCCACGCGCGGCAATCGGCTTCCTGCCGTTCGATCGCCGTCTTGCCGTCCCGGTCCAAGGACAGCCGTAGGTACAGGTCACACAGCGTGTGGTGGTGCATGCACGCCCCCTCTGGAGATCCCTACATTGTGTAGGACTTCCAGAAGTCCGCGATGACGATCTTCCCCCGGAAGTCCGCCAGCGTCAGCTCCTTCCCTCCGGTGTTCAGCCAGCCACCAGCCCCGACCAACTCAGGGGCACGTACACGCGCGCGAGATGCCATGGCCACATCCAACCCCATCGGGGCGCGGGCTGTTCCCGGGTGAGGAGTGTGCGGGGGAAGCGTGACGGAAGCGTGTGTTTCGGCCTGGCTGATGAGTTCGGGCGAGAACTGGTGATCGATGGACATGATCGCCGGAAGGGAAGGCGGGAATCCCCTGACAGCTCGGGTTTGTTTCGCTACGCTCTGTCCATGTCTGATCCTTGGGGTCCCGAACGAGTGGAGCGACTTCGGGAATCGTTGGCCCTCCTGAAAGGGGAACAGATCGAGTCCTTCTTCGACGATCATGGCCTTGGAGATGCATATCGAAGACCCAGTGGCTGGAGTTCCAAGCTGCTGAAGGTCGAGGCGGCCTTCGCTGAGGCATTCACCCGTGGAGAGGAGTCATATCGAGCCTTCCTCGGCGAAGTGGAGGACTTTCGTGAACGTAGTGCAGCCGCCTCGGCGTCTGGTCGACCGAAGGCCGCCGGAAATGATCCGGGTAGAGCTCCTGAGCATCGGATGATCTTCATAAGCCACTCCTCGGAGGATGGGGACGTGGCTCGGTGGATGACGAATCTCCTCGTGCTCGGTGGGATGCCAAGGAGGCAGATATTCTGCTCCTCCGAAAGGTCCACCGGTATCCCATCCGGCGAGGGGATACGGACCTACCTGCGTCGGATGTTGATGCGATCCGACCTGGTCATCGAATTGATAAGCAAAAGCTTTTTGGAGCGGCCTTTCTGCGTGATGGAGATGGGGGCTGCGTGGGTGCTGGAGAGAAGTACGATTCCCGTGGTGGTGCCGCCATTGACCCTCGGTGAGGTGACGGGCAAGTTGGGCGATCTGCGCTTGGAATTGATCGGAGATGACATGGGGATCGATTCGGTGCTCGATGAGCTCCACGGGCGCCTCGTAGACCTCTTCGACGTTCACCCCTCGCTGGCTGAATGGAATGCGGCGGCTCGGGATTTCAAGCAGCAGTGGGCCGATCGCCCGGCCGCCCTGGGCGGGTAGGGCTGTGCAACCTGGCGTCGTCGGCCGTTCCGGCGCCTCACCGGAGCGTCGTGGTCACCGCACAAGGCAATGGGTACTGTGAACTTGTCCATCCCTGTCGTTCTCCGTAGTTCTGGCCGCTCCTTCGGGAGACTTCGGTGGTGGCGTTCACTCGCAGTCGATACTGCCATCGCATTCGGGTTCGCCTCCGGAGCCATTCGGCCACTGCTTGCGCTCTGGCCGGATATCGATGTGCCGCCGTTCGAGGCGTCCGCGACGACTGCGGCGCTCTCGCTCGCCTGGGCTCTGGCGCGTGCGATGCCCCGGACCAGGGTCACTCGTTCCCTCGGTCGCCCTGATGTCGTGGTGGAGGTGAAGATCGGTAATCTATTCGACGAGCCCGGCCATTTGATCGTCGGCTTCAACGACGTGTTCGACACGGACTGCACGGGGGGCAACATCATATCGCGGACCAGTATTCAGGGGCAGTTCTTGGAGCTGGTCTACTCAGGAGACAGGGAGCGCCTGGACGCCGATCTTTCGGTGGCGCTCGCCGGTGTTTCGGAATCGAGCCGTGAACTCAGGTCCCAGAAGCGGGCGGGCAAACTGGTCCGGTATCCAGTGGGTTCGGTGGCCGTGCTCTCGGAGCGCGAGCGAAGGTACTACTGCTCCGCCTACGGGAAGATGGGCAATGACCTGACGGTCCGTTCGAGCTTGGATGATCTCTGGTTGAGCCTGGGGGAGCTCTGGCGCGCGATCGAGATTTCCGGACGGCGGGAGCCCGTCGCGATGCCGGTCATCGGGTCCGAGATGGCTCGAATCGATCATGTTGATCGGGAAGTGCTGATCAGGATGATCATCCTGTCATTTGTCGCCAGATCCCGTGAGCGGCTGATTGCCAAGAAGCTCACGGTCGTCGTGCACCCCAGTGACGCGCACAGGGTGGACATGCTCGAGATGGGGGCCTTCCTCAAGGTCCTGTGACGCGGTCACGCGGCAAGATGGCGGGAGACAGTCCCGGCTCAGTGCGGAGGTTGCGGCGTGAAGTACGTGATGAAGGAGCGGATGTTCTCGCTCGGGGACGATCACTGGATCGAGGACGAGCGCGGGGAGAAGGCCTTCCTGGTGGACGGGAAGGTGCTGCGGCTCCGGGAGACCTTCGAGTTGAAGGACCAGGCCGGGCGGGTGGTGGCCGTGGTGAAGAAGAAGGTGGTGACCGTCCGGGACGCGATGAAGATCGAGGACGCCGAGGGGGAGGTGATCGCGACCGTCCGGGAGAAGCTGTTCACGCCGTTCCGGGACAAGTACAAGGTGGAGCTGGAGGCCGGCGGGGAGCTGGAGATCCACGGCAACCTGCTGGACCGGGACTACCGGATCGAGGACGAGCACGGGCGCGAGCTGGCCCAGGTCTCCCGGCGCTGGTTCAGCATCCGCGACGCGTACGGCATCCACGTCCACGAGGGCGGGGACACCGCGCTGCTGCTGGCGATCGCGGTCTGCCTCGACCACATGGTGGCCGAGGAGCACTGACGAACCGTCAGGTGATCAAGTGCGGCAGGAAGCGGGCGCCCTGATGGGTGATCAGGCTGTCGTCGGTCTCGCGGATGCCGAGGCCGGCGGCCTCGCCGTCCACCACCCAGGCGCCGAGCACCGGCCGGTGGCCGTCGAAGTCCGGTAGCGGGTGCAGCTGCTGGTAGCAGTGGCCCTCGGCGCCGTAGCGGTCCGGGTCGCCGGCCCACTCGGCCAGGCGGTCGACGGAGCCGTCGGGCCCCACGATCCGGACGCCCGCGCCCTCCCGGCCGAGCAGCGGCTTGGCGGCGTAGCCGGTGGCGGCCAGCTCGCGCGGGCTGTCCAGGTAGGCGGGCAGCAGGTTGGGGTGGCCGGGGTTGAGCTCCCAGAGCAGGGCGAGCAGCGCCTTGTTGGAGAGCAGCATCTTCCAGGCCGGCTCGATCCAGAGGGTCGAGCCGGTGCCGCCGCCCAGGTCGATGCCGCCGAGCAGCTGCGGCCCGAACTCCTCCTCGACCAGCCACTCCCACGGGTAGAGCTTGAAGACCGAGCGGATGTACCGGTGCTCCAGGTCGACGAACCGCCCGGTCAGCCCGTCCAGCCCGATGTCCTCCATCGCGATGCCGACGGTCTCGATGCCCGCCTGCTCGGCGGTCTCCTGGAGGTAGAGGGTGGTCATCCAGTCCTCGCCCTCGGTGTCCCCGCGCGAGTGCGCGAAGTGCACCGGGCCGGGCGGCAGCAGCGGCTTCTGCCGGGCCCAGGCGGCGACCAGCCGCTCGTGCAGCGAGTTCCACTGGTCGGCGGCCGGGTACAGCTGCTCCATCCAGAACCACTGCGGGCCGGCCGCCTCGATCAGCGAGGTCGGGGTGTCGGCGTTGTACTCGAAGAGCTTGGCCGGGCCGGTGCCGTCGTAGGCGAGGTCGAACCGGCCGTACAGCGAGGGTTGTTCGGCTCGCCGCCGCCAGGACTCGGCGATCACCTCGGCGACGCGCTGCGAGGTGATGCCGTACTCGGCGTACCGCCGCTCCCGCACCACGTGCTCGACCGCGTCGAGGCAGAGCCCGTGCAGCTCCTCGACGACCTCCTCCAGGGCCTCCACCTCGGGGAGCGAGAACTCGTAGTACGCGCTCTCGTCCCAGTAGGCGTGCGGGCCGCCCTGGTTGCAGGGGTCCTGGCAGATCGCGTAGATCAGGCCCTGGCCCTCCACCTGGGCCTGCCAGTCGGGGCGGGGCGGGCGGGTGCGGCGGCGCACGGCGGTCAGCCCCCGGCCGTGCCGCTGTGCGAGGGGCAGCCGAAGCCGCCGCGCTTGGTGGCGGCCTGGTCGAAGGTGCCGCCGCCGGCGGTCAGCGAGCCGGAGCCGCAGTAGTACCAGCGGCCGGTGGCGCCGGTGCCGCTGCAGGAGTGGTTGTCCAGCACCTTGAGGCTGCCCGGGTCCACGCAGCGCCGCGGCGCGTCGGAGGAGGAAGAGGAGCAGCTGGTCAGCGCCAGCGCGAGGGTGCCGACCATGCCCAGGGCGACGGCACCCGAACGGCGGCGCCCGGGGGTGGGGGAGGGCGTCATGGCAGGTGATGCTATCGAGCCGGTCGCACCATCTGCTTTTCAGGGGCGCGAGGAGCGGCGCGCAGCGGTGGCGCCAGGCCGATGCCTTCCGCTCTCGCGCAGTCCGCGCGCCCCTGGGGGGCTAGCCCGCGGCCAGGCGGGCCGTCAGCCGCTCCCGGGCCTCCGGCCACTCGACCTCGCGCAGCATCGAGAAGTGCACGCTGTCCCGCCAGGTGCCGTCCGGCATGCGGCGGTGGCGGCGGAAGGTGCCCTCGTAGCTGGCGCCCAGGCGGCGGATGGCGTTCTGCGAGCGCTCGTTGTTGTGGTGGGTCTTCCACATCACGCGGCTGAAGCCCAACTCCTCGAAGGCATGGCGCAGGAGCAGCAGTTTCGCCTCGGTGTTGACGGGCGTGCGCCAGTACGGGCGGGCGTACCAGGTGCCGCCGATCTCCAGCTCCTCGTGCTTGGCGCTGAAGCCGAAGTAGCAGGTGATGCCGATGACCCGGCCGCTGATCAGGTCGGTCACGCCGAAGGGCACGCACTCCGCGTCGTTCAGCCGGGCCTCGACCAGGGCCCGCATGTCGGCCTCGGTGTGCGGAGTCGAGTCCAGCTGCCAGCGCCAGACCTCCTCGTCGCCCCCGGCGATGCCGAAGAGGTCGGGCACGTCGTCCAGGGAGAGCGGCTCCAGGCTGATGTGGTCGCCGGTCAGGACGGTGTCGCGGGAAGGCAGCTTCGCAGTCATGGTCCCCACGGTAGCCACTCATTGCACTAGAGACAATAGATGCCTGCACTAGTGCAATGGCTTCAGGTCATGCGAAAGCCCCGCCCACCCGGTGAGGGGTGGACGGGGCTCTGCGCGGGCCGCTTACAGGAAGGAGTTGATCTGGATGGTCTCGGTTCGGCCGGGGCCGACGCCGATCGCGGAGATCGGGGCGCCCGACATCTCCTCCAGGGCCTTCACGTACGCCTGGGCGTTCTTCGGCAGCTCGGCGAAGGTCTTCGCCTTGCTGATGTCCTCGCTCCAGCCGGGCAAGTTCTCGTAGATCGGCTTGGCGTGGTGGAAGTCCGACTGGTTGTAGGGGAGCTCCTCCACCCGCTGGCCGTCGATCTCGTACGCGACGCAGACCGGGATCTCCTCCCAGCCGGTCAGCACGTCCAGCTTGGTGAGGAAGAAGTCGGTCAGGCCGTTCACGCGGGTCGCGTAGCGGGCGATCACGGCGTCGAACCAGCCGCAGCGGCGGTCACGGCCGGTGGTCACGCCGCGCTCGCCGCCGATCCGGCGCAGCGCGTCGCCGTCGGCGTCCAGCAGCTCGGTCGGGAACGGGCCCGAGCCGACGCGGGTGGTGTACGCCTTCAGGATGCCGATGACCCGGTCGATCTTGGTCGGGCCGATGCCGGCGCCGGTGCAGGCGCCGCCCGAGGTCGGGTTCGAGGAGGTGACGAAGGGGTACGTGCCGTGGTCCACGTCCAGCAGGGTGCCCTGGCCGCCCTCCAGGAGGACGACCTTGTTCGCCTTGAGGGCCTGGTCGAGCACCAGGGTGGTGTCGGCGAGGTATGGGCGGATCTTCTCCGCGTAGCCCAGGTACTCCTCGACGACCAGCTCGGCCGGGATGGCGCGGCGGTTGTAGAGCTTGACCAGCAGCTGGTTCTTGTCGTGGAGGGCCGCCTCGACCTTCTGGCGCAGGATCGACTCGTCGAAGAGGTCCTGCACGCGGATGCCGACGCGGTTGATCTTGTCGGCGTAGGTCGGGCCGATGCCGCGCCCGGTGGTGCCGATCCGGCGCTTGCCCAGGAAGCGCTCGGTGACCTTGTCCAGGGTGCGGTGGTACGGGGTGATCAGGTGGGCGTTGCCCGAGATCAGCAGCTTCGAGGTGTCGATGCCCCGCTCGTCCAGGCCCTTGAGCTCGGAGAGCAGCACGCCCGGGTCGATCACGACGCCGTTGCCGATCACCGGGGTCACGTTCGGGCTGAGGATGCCGGAAGGCAGCAGGTGGAGGGCGTACTTCTGATCGCCGATGACCACCGTGTGACCGGCGTTGTTGCCGCCCTGGTAGCGGACGACGTAGTCGACGGAGCCACCGAGCAGGTCGGTCGCCTTCCCCTTGCCCTCGTCTCCCCACTGAGCGCCAACGAGCACGAGTGCCGGCACAGGCGTACACCCCTTCCGGTTGGGGCATCCTGCGTAGGCCGCAGTCTGCCCCGAGATAGACGAAGCCCCTGGCGCAGTAGCGCAAGGGGCTCTTGCACCGAGAGATTACCTGAGGAAGGACCGGTCGTGTCGTCCCTGTCCACGCCCGAATCCCGTGCCGTTTCTCCAGGTGGGCCGGACCCGTTGCTCGTGCTGCTCGACCCGGCGGCCAGGCAGGCCGACGGCGAGTCGGTGCGGATCGCCCGGGACGTGCTGCGCGGCGGAGCCGACTGCAAGGTGGCGCTGCCGGAAACGGGAGCCGAACTCGACCGGTTGTTGGCCCATCGTGGCCGTCGCCGACCGGTCGTGATCGGCTCTGATCAGGCACTTCAGCGGGTGCTCCAGTCGCTGCACCGCCAGCGCGAGCTCGGCGCGGAGGCCGTCGGCGTGGTGCCGGTGGGCCGGCCGGGAGCGGTCGGGGTGGCCCGCGCACTGGGCGTGCCGGGCGAGCCGGTGGCGGCCGCGCGGGCGGTGATCCGGGGCGGCGCGCGCAAGTTCGACCTGCTGGTGGACGAGGCCGGCGGGGTGGTGCTCGGCGGGGTCCGGATCCAGCCGAGGGGCCGCCGCGCGCCGCTGCGTTCGCTCTGGGCGAAACTGGCTGCGGCCGAGCGGGGGAGGGCGCCCGGCCGGGACGAGGAGCGCACCCGGCTCCGGATCGAGGCCGACGGCCGGCTGCTCGCCGACCTGCACCACTCCGTCCGGCTGCTCCAGGTCAACCTGCCGGCCGACGCCGGGGTGATGGAGCTGGTGCTCCGCCGCCCGGGCACCGCCCACCGGCTGCGCGCGGCCAGCCTGACCGTGGCCGGCCCCGGCTTCGGCTACGAGGCGGACGGCTGCCCCTGCGGCCCGGTGCACAGCCGCACCTGGACGGTGCAAGCCGGCGCCTGGTCGCTGCTGCTCCCGAATGCGGCCTGAGGCCGTCACCCACCGCGACGGTGAACCCCGCGTGAAGCCCGGGTGAGCAGCGTCACGTTCCGACCCTCGCGGACGGCGTGTCGCGAGCGGCCCGACCCCGTGCAGTGCTGGTCGCGCAAGGGCCGCCGAATTCCCGGGCCGGAAATGCCCCCATCGGTAAGGGGTTATGTCTACGCGCGTTGCTATTGGAACGCCCGATATCGGAGGGCTCCCCTGTTCGGGAAGCCGTACGGAACTGCCCTAGACTCGAAGGCGTGCCACGTGGTGACGGAAGACTCAACCACGATCTTCTTCCCGGCGAGAAAGGCCCCCAGGACGCTTGCGGCGTCTTCGGTGTCTGGGCTCCCGGCGAGGAGGTCGCAAAGCTCTCGTACTTCGGCCTCTATGCCCTGCAGCACCGCGGACAGGAATCCGCGGGCATCGCAGTGAGCAATGGCTCCCAGATTCTCGTCTTCAAGGACATGGGACTCGTCTCCCAGGTCTTCGACGAAGCGGCTCTGGGGTCCTTGCACGGGCATATCGCCGTCGGACATGCCCGCTACTCGACCACCGGTTCCTCGGTCTGGGAGAACGCCCAGCCGACCTTCCGGGCGACCGTTCACGGTTCGCTTGCCCTCGGGCACAACGGAAACCTGGTGAACACCGCCGAGCTCGCCGCCATGGTGGCCGAGCTGCCCGGTGAGGAGCACGTCTCGCGCTCCGGCCGCTCCGCGGCGACCAACGACACCGACCTCGTGACCGCCCTGCTCGCGGGCCACCCGGACCTCTCCATCGAGGAGACGGCCCAGCTGGTGCTGCCCAAGGTCAAGGGCGCGTTCTCGCTGGTCTTCATGGACGAGCACACCCTCTACGCCGCCCGTGACCCGCAGGGCATCCGCCCGCTGGTGCTCGGCCGGCTGGAGCGCGGCTGGGTGGTCGCCTCCGAGACGGCGGCGCTCGACATCTGCGGCGCCTCCTTCATCCGCGAGGTGGAGCCGGGCGAGCTGATCGCCATCGACGAGAACGGCATCCGCACCTCCCGCTTCGCCGAGGCCAAGCCCAAGGGCTGCGTCTTCGAGTACGTGTACCTGGCCCGCCCGGACACGACCATCGCCGGCCGCAACGTCTACGTCTCCCGTGTGGAGATGGGCCGCAAGCTGGCCGCCGAGGCGCCCGTCGAGGCCGACCTGGTGATAGCGACCCCGGAGTCCGGCACCCCCGCCGCGATCGGGTACGCCGAGGCCAGCGGGATCCCGTACGGCTCCGGCCTGGTGAAGAACGCCTACGTGGGCCGCACCTTCATCCAGCCGAACCAGACCATCCGCCAGCTCGGCATCCGGCTCAAGCTGAACCCGCTCAAGGAGGTCATCCAGGGCAAGCGCCTGGTGGTCGTGGACGACTCGATCGTCCGCGGCAACACCCAGCGCGCGCTGGTCCGGATGCTCCGCGAGGCCGGTGCGGCCGAGGTCCACATCCGGATCTCCTCCCCGCCGGTGAAGTGGCCCTGCTTCTTCGGGATCGACTTCGCCACCCGGGCCGAGCTGATCGCCAACGGAATGACCGTGGAGGAGATCGGTCGCACGCTCGGCGCGGACTCGCTCGCGTACATCTCGATCGACGGCATGATCGAGGCCACCGCGCAGCCCAAGGAGAAGCTCTGCCGGGCCTGCTTCGACGGGGAGTACCCGATGGAGCTGCCCGACCCGGCGCTGCTGGGCAAGCTGCTGCTCGAGGCGGAGATCGCCGGCGGTCAGCAGAAGCCCGCGACGCGGGGCAAGCCGACCTCGGACCTCGACGGCGTGCAGACGCTGATCGGCGGGCACGGTGCAGCTGACGCCTTGCGGCGTCCGTAGTTTCGATGAGCAACCACAGCAGGGGCGTGGGGGACCGCGTGATCAACAGTCGACGTACGTCGGGGCTGGTCGCGCAGTTCTCCGCGCCCCTGTTGTGCTGCCCCAAGTTTGTTAACCACTGACCCGGAAGGGCCATCGCACGTGACCAGCAACGAGACCGCCGGCGCCACCTACGCCGCCGCAGGCGTCGACATCGAGGCGGGCGACCGCGCCGTCGAGCTGATGAAGGAGTGGGTCAAGAAGGCCAACCGCCCCGAGGTCGTGGGCGGCCTGGGCGGCTTCGCCGGGCTCTTCGACGCCTCCGCCTTCAAGCGTTACGAGCGCCCGCTGCTGGCCTCCGCGACGGACGGCGTGGGGACGAAGGTCGCCATCGCCCAGGCGATGCGGAAGTACGACACCATCGGCCACGACCTGGTCGGCATGGTCGTCGACGACCTGGTGGTCTGCGGCGCCGAGCCGCTGTTCATGACCGACTACATCTGCGTCGGCAAGGTCTTCCCCGAGCGGGTCGCGGCGATCGTCAAGGGCATCGCCGAGGGCTGTGCACTGGCCGGCTGCGCGCTGGTCGGCGGCGAGACGGCCGAGCACCCGGGTCTGCTGGCCGAGGACGACTTCGACGTCGCGGGCGCGGGCACCGGCGTGGTCGAGGCCGACCAGCTGCTGGGCGCCGAGCGGGTCCGCGCGGGCGACGTGGTGATCGCGATGGCCGCCAGCGGCCTGCACTCCAACGGCTACTCGCTGGTGCGCCACGTGCTGCTGGGCCAGGCCGGCTGGTCGCTGGACCGCAAGGTCGAGGAGTTCGGCCGCACCCTGGGCGAGGAGCTCCTGGAGCCGACCCGGATCTACTCGCTGGACTGCCTGGCGCTCACCCGCGCCACCGAGATCCACGCCTTCTCGCACGTCACCGGCGGCGGTCTGGCGGCCAACCTGGCCCGGGTCATCCCGGCCGGCCTGCACGCCCGCCTGGACCGCGGCACCTGGACCCCGCTGCCGGTCTTCCAGACCGTGGCCCAGGTCGGCGGGATGAAGACCCTGGAGATCGAGAAGACGCTCAACATGGGTGTCGGCATGGTCGCGGTCGTGCCGCCGGCCTCGGTGGACGTGGTGCTCTCGATCCTGGCGGACCGGGACGTCGAGGCCTGGGTGCTGGGCGACGTCGTCGACCGCACCGACGAGCACGCGGAGGGCGCGGCGCTCTACAACGCGTACGAGGGCTTCGAGCTGGCCTGAGCCGGCTGAGTGGCCACCGCCGGGTTCCGGCGGTGGCCACACTGGTTGTATCTACTATCAGCGGGTACGACGAAGACCGGCTCGGGGCCCCGTGGTGGGGCCGAGCCGGTCTTGTGCGGAGTACTCAGGCGCGACGGCGGTACGTGCTGCCCGCGTCGGTGTCCTCTTCGTCCTCGTCGTTGTAGCGGCTGGCGTACGCCGCGTAGGGATCGTCGTCCTCTTCTTCTTCGATCGGTGTTGGCTTGATCGAAGCAGTGGAGGGCGATACGCCCAGCTCGCTGGACAGACGGTTAGCGTCGAAGCCGCCGCTGTTGTACTTCAGCTCGCGGGCGACCTTCGTCTGCTTGGCCTTGGCCCGGCCGCGCCCCATGGGTCGACCCCCTCAACGATGGGGCTCACGGCCCCGAGTCTGACACGTGTTCATGATCAGGAGCGGCGCCGCCCGAAGTGGGAGTGCCGTCCCTTGGAGCATTAACGGTACCTGTTTCCGCCGCCGAACGGTACGTCGCCGGTGTGACGTGGCGCGCACTGTCGCCCCTCGAAACCGGGTCTTTCCAGGTCACGAGGAGATTTCCGGGCGTTGGCAGGCTGGTTGCAGCATGCCACGGTCCGTCGTTCCGGGGTCGATTATCCCCGGGAGGGGGCCCTGCATAGCCCGTTCGGCGGACAGAGCGAGAATCCGGTTCCACATCGTGACCCGGCTCCGGGCACCTACTTACGCAAGCAGGTGCCCGGCGCGGTGGCTCAGCCCTTGCGGGCGCCCGGGAGGAGGATCGTGCGCAGTGCGCTGATCTCCCGCATCCGCTTCTCGGCCAGGCGGTCGGCGGCCACGGCCGGCGGGACGCCGTCGGTGACGGCGCGGGTGAAGATCTCCAGGGTGGTGTCGAAGATCTTCGTGGCCTTGTTCTTGGCGCGCTCGAAGTTGAAGCCGTCGATCTCGTCGGCGACCTGGATGACGCCGCCGGAGTTCACCAGGTAGTCCGGGGCGTAGAGGATGCCGCGGTCGGCCAGGTCCTTCTCCACGCCCGGGTGGGCCAGCTGGTTGTTGGCCGCGCCGCAGACCACCGCGGTGCCGGCCGCGCCGAGCGCGCCCACCGTGTGGTCGTCCAGCGCGCCGCCCAGGGCGCAGGGGGCGTAGACGTCCAGGCGGGCTTGGAGCAGGGCGGCGGTGTCGGCGACCACCTCGACGTCCGGGTGGGCCGCGCGGACGCGGTTCACGGCGGT from Kitasatospora sp. MMS16-BH015 encodes:
- a CDS encoding recombinase family protein, with protein sequence MHHHTLCDLYLRLSLDRDGKTAIERQEADCRAWAERNGLTVRKVHIDRGRSGFKDVERKGFDSALAAVTAGVVGTLIVWKLDRLSRKGIGQVGKVLDDIEKAGGRLVSVMDSLDTSNDSSRMIVAMLAELARSESKNLGTRVASAKRHLRRKGQWIGGQPPYGLLVDPSTKKLVHDPETAVYARLIADDALAGQSLVKIARLLNEYDIPAARGGQWNAASIMNLLKSPAFAGLMPETESVETEDGGRKFTGRVFPYRDPETLDTVSIGEGIITVGERERIIRQLESRTYVHAGKRRPKPDGTALLTGLVFCDVPGCGRRMHRVGGSYQCMARRAGNQCPGASAMADRVDEYVAMRFLYLLPALEPEDPLLVAIADRWVKRSDPETFAKRDAISGEIADQEARLADLEDARYVRGEFDRPGAVERYDRLADRLQSRIDGLRADLAALPLPAVNITPLLDSELLLPAWAASTQEQKRDRLSLAIDGVFVSKGERGKRFVPEQRIRIEWAEIEEQ
- a CDS encoding toll/interleukin-1 receptor domain-containing protein, coding for MSDPWGPERVERLRESLALLKGEQIESFFDDHGLGDAYRRPSGWSSKLLKVEAAFAEAFTRGEESYRAFLGEVEDFRERSAAASASGRPKAAGNDPGRAPEHRMIFISHSSEDGDVARWMTNLLVLGGMPRRQIFCSSERSTGIPSGEGIRTYLRRMLMRSDLVIELISKSFLERPFCVMEMGAAWVLERSTIPVVVPPLTLGEVTGKLGDLRLELIGDDMGIDSVLDELHGRLVDLFDVHPSLAEWNAAARDFKQQWADRPAALGG
- a CDS encoding macro domain-containing protein — encoded protein: MPPFEASATTAALSLAWALARAMPRTRVTRSLGRPDVVVEVKIGNLFDEPGHLIVGFNDVFDTDCTGGNIISRTSIQGQFLELVYSGDRERLDADLSVALAGVSESSRELRSQKRAGKLVRYPVGSVAVLSERERRYYCSAYGKMGNDLTVRSSLDDLWLSLGELWRAIEISGRREPVAMPVIGSEMARIDHVDREVLIRMIILSFVARSRERLIAKKLTVVVHPSDAHRVDMLEMGAFLKVL
- a CDS encoding LURP-one-related/scramblase family protein produces the protein MKYVMKERMFSLGDDHWIEDERGEKAFLVDGKVLRLRETFELKDQAGRVVAVVKKKVVTVRDAMKIEDAEGEVIATVREKLFTPFRDKYKVELEAGGELEIHGNLLDRDYRIEDEHGRELAQVSRRWFSIRDAYGIHVHEGGDTALLLAIAVCLDHMVAEEH
- a CDS encoding glutathionylspermidine synthase family protein gives rise to the protein MRRRTRPPRPDWQAQVEGQGLIYAICQDPCNQGGPHAYWDESAYYEFSLPEVEALEEVVEELHGLCLDAVEHVVRERRYAEYGITSQRVAEVIAESWRRRAEQPSLYGRFDLAYDGTGPAKLFEYNADTPTSLIEAAGPQWFWMEQLYPAADQWNSLHERLVAAWARQKPLLPPGPVHFAHSRGDTEGEDWMTTLYLQETAEQAGIETVGIAMEDIGLDGLTGRFVDLEHRYIRSVFKLYPWEWLVEEEFGPQLLGGIDLGGGTGSTLWIEPAWKMLLSNKALLALLWELNPGHPNLLPAYLDSPRELAATGYAAKPLLGREGAGVRIVGPDGSVDRLAEWAGDPDRYGAEGHCYQQLHPLPDFDGHRPVLGAWVVDGEAAGLGIRETDDSLITHQGARFLPHLIT
- a CDS encoding GNAT family N-acetyltransferase; this translates as MTAKLPSRDTVLTGDHISLEPLSLDDVPDLFGIAGGDEEVWRWQLDSTPHTEADMRALVEARLNDAECVPFGVTDLISGRVIGITCYFGFSAKHEELEIGGTWYARPYWRTPVNTEAKLLLLRHAFEELGFSRVMWKTHHNNERSQNAIRRLGASYEGTFRRHRRMPDGTWRDSVHFSMLREVEWPEARERLTARLAAG
- a CDS encoding adenylosuccinate synthase; the protein is MPALVLVGAQWGDEGKGKATDLLGGSVDYVVRYQGGNNAGHTVVIGDQKYALHLLPSGILSPNVTPVIGNGVVIDPGVLLSELKGLDERGIDTSKLLISGNAHLITPYHRTLDKVTERFLGKRRIGTTGRGIGPTYADKINRVGIRVQDLFDESILRQKVEAALHDKNQLLVKLYNRRAIPAELVVEEYLGYAEKIRPYLADTTLVLDQALKANKVVLLEGGQGTLLDVDHGTYPFVTSSNPTSGGACTGAGIGPTKIDRVIGILKAYTTRVGSGPFPTELLDADGDALRRIGGERGVTTGRDRRCGWFDAVIARYATRVNGLTDFFLTKLDVLTGWEEIPVCVAYEIDGQRVEELPYNQSDFHHAKPIYENLPGWSEDISKAKTFAELPKNAQAYVKALEEMSGAPISAIGVGPGRTETIQINSFL